Proteins from one Podospora pseudoanserina strain CBS 124.78 chromosome 1, whole genome shotgun sequence genomic window:
- a CDS encoding hypothetical protein (EggNog:ENOG503P1RG; COG:S), with the protein MVNKVQAAYVVADGLFLLMGIFIIGFSVIVGNIRDEIPENGRQAARNLLYQRFPLTAGIVNAVFIFLTFMVTLPGLATQSRGWLKLGAYMTTFCGLFSMILGLFLWILTLKTREDFAPLYWAQPANVQQLMQAEFNCCGYFNSTSPAFVTDATCSSPAAAALVRGCATPITSFANIFLDNIFTAMFGMVGIDFVFVMATACLLKDRKERERFRHIDEKSGYGRI; encoded by the exons atggtGAACAAAGTACAAGCAGCCTACGTGGTGGCAGACGGCCTCTTTCTTCTGATGggcatcttcatcatcggctTCTCAGTAATCGTCGGGAACATCAGGGATGAGATTCCAGAAAACGGGAGGCAGGCGGCCAGAAATCTTCTGTATCAGAGGTTTCCCCTCACAGCGGGCATCGTGAATGCGGTCTTCATTTTCCTCACATTTATGGTCACCCTACCGGGGCTGGCGACGCAGTCTCGCGGGTGGCTCAAGCTGGGCGCTTACATGACGACGTTTTGCGGGCTCTTCAGCATGATTCTTGGGTTGTTCCTATGGATCTTGACGCTGAAGACAAGAGAGGATTTTGCGCCGCTTTATTGGGCGCAACCGGCGAATGTCCAGCAGCTTATGCAGGCGGAG TTCAACTGCTGCGGTTACTTcaacagcacctcccccgcgTTCGTCACTGATGCGACCTGTTCCAGCCCAGCGGCCGCGGCTCTCGTGCGCGGCTGTGCCACACCCATCACCTCGTTCGCCAACATCTTCCTTGACAACATCTTCACCGCCATGTTCGGCATGGTCGGTATCGACTTTGTGTTTGTCATGGCGACCGCCTGCCTGCTCAAGGACCgcaaggagagggagaggttcaGGCATATCGATGAGAAGAGCGGGTATGGGAGGATTTGA